A single window of Mycobacterium sp. ITM-2016-00318 DNA harbors:
- the eccCb gene encoding type VII secretion protein EccCb, whose amino-acid sequence MTSLPEELDDAFYAVADSMSIAEAERFARSMAPWRPAGAATATAASDGPGRDLLEVLGIRDARKLDVDRLWSARRTQNRLWMRFPIGLDPTGEVVELDLKETSQYGMGMHSVLIGFSGSGKSETIITEVTSLALTHSPETVNVAFLDWKMKSAGIVLERFPHVVASVSNLGDEMHLVERMLEALEGELDRRGALCAATNCKDLNVYNEKRMVDPSLEPVPGLVVIIDEYQELFRSELGAEFVDLCWRIVRQGRSMHVFLQLAGQTVDAHRLMKIRSLIGFFMALRTGTEEDSREAIGSSIAAHLPEKGKEGTGYLREGMRPPREFRAFYTSPPFVPPPEDGGPAQVAAAGTWFTPRTFTATEVPDVEGLLAPPETNGHEPAPVQEQAPVALAPGELPPTVVDTIVNSLQATGARPPRKLWLPPLETPATADQLVRLMRGKPWDVDYGRNPGLTFPVGIEDRPRQHRQDVHTMDLLGANALVIGGPQSGVTTTLATTMTTAALMYRPERVQFYCVAAGGPSLSAVAGLPHVAGLAPAVDREGVGRIISSVQGIVAEREAVFAKTGLDMDEVRRRKFSDKPEPVPVAGGDVVLVIDGWATFATEFPQYVDHIVALGRSLGYGVHIVISHTSYLQGFKQALKPLATERIELRLTDPGDSEMNRQLAKKVPKGMPGRGLTKPGMHLLIGVPELGERPDGVRVATRDIGTLIAQVSGVQKAATVSRLPEAVPFEEVQRLAQPITRRSLVPFGLSETDLGPAYVDIADHPHAVAVGAPRSGRSNFLRVMCRSIISLYRPEEAQILVLDPRRTLLGVVQGPHLLDYAYTQTAIREAIRDLVAELESRQPPPGTTQEEMMTKKFYSGPEIFVVIDDAGVWSSMDNPLMNLGPHVEGARDTGLHIFAATAVANWNQVAIGSSVLGKLRASLAPILVMDGRRDAGKIVADIYAEPQRPGKAIYFTRTGTTGALIGWSTPPTPPTSAGPQT is encoded by the coding sequence GTGACATCGCTGCCCGAAGAACTCGACGACGCCTTCTACGCCGTCGCCGACTCCATGAGCATCGCCGAGGCGGAGCGGTTCGCGCGCAGCATGGCTCCGTGGCGGCCCGCCGGCGCGGCCACGGCCACTGCGGCCTCCGACGGCCCAGGTCGAGACCTGTTGGAAGTGCTCGGGATTCGCGACGCACGCAAGCTGGACGTCGACCGCCTGTGGTCGGCCCGCCGCACGCAGAACCGGCTGTGGATGCGCTTCCCCATCGGGCTCGACCCGACCGGCGAAGTGGTCGAACTGGACCTCAAGGAAACCTCCCAATACGGGATGGGCATGCACTCGGTGTTGATCGGATTCTCGGGCTCCGGTAAGTCGGAGACGATCATCACCGAGGTCACCTCGTTGGCGCTGACGCACTCGCCCGAGACGGTCAACGTCGCATTTCTCGACTGGAAGATGAAGTCGGCAGGCATTGTGCTGGAACGGTTTCCGCATGTCGTGGCCAGCGTCAGCAACCTCGGCGACGAGATGCACCTCGTCGAGCGCATGCTCGAGGCGCTCGAAGGTGAGCTCGACCGGCGCGGCGCGCTCTGCGCGGCCACGAACTGCAAAGACCTCAACGTCTACAACGAGAAGCGCATGGTCGACCCGTCACTGGAGCCCGTGCCCGGTCTCGTGGTGATCATCGACGAATACCAGGAGCTGTTCCGAAGCGAGCTCGGGGCCGAATTCGTCGACCTGTGCTGGCGCATCGTGCGGCAGGGCCGCTCGATGCACGTCTTCCTCCAACTGGCCGGCCAGACCGTCGACGCGCACCGGTTGATGAAGATCCGCAGCCTGATCGGCTTCTTCATGGCGCTGCGCACCGGCACCGAAGAGGACTCCCGCGAAGCCATCGGCTCGTCGATCGCCGCCCATCTGCCCGAAAAGGGCAAGGAGGGCACGGGCTATCTGCGCGAGGGCATGCGGCCACCGCGCGAGTTCCGGGCGTTCTACACGTCGCCACCGTTTGTGCCGCCGCCCGAGGACGGCGGCCCGGCCCAGGTCGCCGCCGCGGGCACGTGGTTCACCCCGCGGACGTTCACCGCCACCGAGGTCCCCGACGTCGAGGGTCTGCTGGCACCGCCTGAGACGAACGGTCACGAACCCGCTCCCGTTCAGGAGCAGGCGCCGGTGGCGTTGGCCCCCGGGGAGCTGCCGCCGACCGTCGTCGACACGATCGTGAACTCGCTGCAGGCAACGGGCGCCAGGCCGCCGCGCAAGCTGTGGCTTCCGCCGCTGGAGACACCGGCGACCGCCGATCAGCTGGTCCGGCTGATGCGGGGCAAGCCATGGGATGTCGATTACGGCCGCAATCCGGGCCTGACGTTCCCGGTCGGCATCGAGGACCGCCCGCGCCAGCACCGCCAGGACGTGCACACAATGGATCTGCTCGGCGCCAACGCCCTGGTGATCGGCGGGCCGCAGTCCGGTGTCACGACCACACTCGCGACGACGATGACCACGGCGGCACTGATGTACCGGCCTGAGCGGGTGCAGTTCTACTGCGTGGCCGCAGGAGGCCCGAGCCTGTCGGCCGTCGCAGGGCTGCCGCACGTGGCGGGTCTCGCTCCCGCCGTCGACCGTGAAGGCGTCGGCCGCATCATCTCGTCGGTGCAGGGCATCGTCGCCGAGCGGGAGGCGGTGTTCGCCAAGACCGGGCTGGACATGGACGAGGTCCGGCGGCGCAAGTTCAGCGACAAGCCGGAGCCGGTCCCGGTCGCGGGCGGCGACGTCGTGCTCGTCATCGACGGCTGGGCAACGTTCGCCACCGAGTTTCCCCAGTACGTCGATCACATCGTCGCGTTGGGGCGCAGCCTGGGCTACGGCGTGCACATCGTCATCTCGCACACCAGTTATCTGCAGGGTTTCAAGCAGGCACTCAAGCCGCTGGCCACCGAGCGCATCGAGCTGCGGCTGACCGACCCGGGCGATTCCGAGATGAATCGCCAGCTCGCCAAGAAGGTCCCGAAAGGAATGCCGGGCCGGGGGTTGACCAAGCCCGGTATGCATCTTTTGATAGGTGTGCCTGAACTCGGTGAACGACCCGACGGGGTCCGGGTGGCGACGCGCGACATCGGCACGCTGATCGCGCAGGTCTCGGGCGTTCAGAAAGCCGCAACCGTGAGCAGGCTGCCCGAAGCGGTGCCCTTCGAAGAGGTTCAGCGACTGGCCCAGCCGATCACACGGCGCAGTCTTGTGCCGTTCGGCCTTTCGGAGACCGATCTCGGGCCCGCCTATGTCGATATCGCCGACCATCCGCATGCGGTCGCGGTCGGTGCACCGCGGTCGGGACGGTCCAACTTCCTGCGGGTCATGTGCCGGTCGATCATCTCTCTCTACCGGCCGGAAGAGGCCCAGATACTGGTGCTCGACCCCCGCCGGACACTGCTCGGCGTGGTTCAGGGGCCACACCTTCTGGACTATGCCTACACGCAGACGGCGATCCGCGAAGCGATCCGCGATCTCGTTGCTGAACTCGAGAGTCGCCAGCCTCCCCCCGGAACGACGCAGGAGGAGATGATGACGAAGAAGTTCTACTCCGGACCCGAGATCTTCGTCGTGATCGACGATGCCGGGGTGTGGTCGTCGATGGACAACCCGCTGATGAATCTGGGCCCGCACGTCGAGGGGGCCCGAGACACCGGACTCCATATCTTTGCCGCCACCGCGGTGGCGAACTGGAACCAGGTCGCAATCGGCAGCTCCGTGCTCGGCAAACTCCGCGCGTCGCTTGCACCCATTCTTGTGATGGACGGTCGAAGGGACGCCGGAAAGATCGTTGCCGACATCTACGCCGAGCCGCAGCGCCCCGGCAAAGCGATCTATTTCACCCGAACAGGTACTACGGGTGCTCTCATCGGGTGGAGCACTCCCCCGACTCCACCGACTTCGGCGGGTCCGCAAACATAG
- a CDS encoding PE domain-containing protein — protein sequence MLVNVDPAILAAAATSESGGAATLAGAAAAAAGPTSAVIPPGADDVSVRAAAALVARSAATTGILAEYVAMREMFAGAIGSSGATYTAVEAINTAAATIGGA from the coding sequence ATGCTAGTGAACGTCGATCCGGCAATCTTGGCAGCCGCGGCCACCTCGGAGAGCGGCGGCGCCGCAACCCTGGCGGGTGCCGCGGCCGCAGCAGCAGGACCCACCTCCGCTGTCATCCCCCCTGGCGCAGACGACGTGTCGGTACGCGCGGCCGCGGCGCTGGTCGCCCGCAGCGCGGCTACGACCGGCATTCTCGCCGAGTACGTCGCCATGCGGGAAATGTTCGCTGGCGCGATCGGCTCCAGCGGCGCCACCTACACCGCGGTCGAGGCCATCAACACCGCTGCGGCCACCATCGGAGGGGCCTAG